Proteins encoded by one window of Blautia faecicola:
- a CDS encoding site-specific integrase produces MSEKRRDHRGRILHNGEIQLSDGRYRFKYVDEMGKERCVYSWRLDHNDATPKGKRRTLSLREMEKKIQADHFEQIATNGGNMTVLELVEKYTSTKTGVRPTTVAGYGTVINLLKKDPFGKRRIDTVRISDAKCWLIHLQQIEKKSYSSIHSIRGVLRPAFQLAVDDDLVRKNPFQFQLMEVVVNDSVTREAISRAEERKFLRFVKEDPHFCRYYEGIYILFKTGLRISEFCGLTISDIDFKEHTINIDHQLQKKSKIGYYIQETKTTSGTRKIPMTADVEECFRKIIEKRNPPKAEPMVEGKSGFLYFDKNGSICYSLHWEHYFQHIIQKYNNTYKAQMTVITPHVCRHTYCSNMAKSGMNPKALQYLMGHSDISITLNTYTHVNLEDAREEIARIQVG; encoded by the coding sequence ATGAGTGAAAAAAGGAGAGATCATAGAGGACGTATATTACACAATGGAGAAATACAGTTATCTGATGGCAGATATCGATTTAAGTATGTCGATGAGATGGGAAAGGAGCGCTGCGTATATAGCTGGCGCTTAGACCATAACGATGCAACTCCGAAAGGAAAGCGCCGTACTTTGTCGCTTCGAGAGATGGAGAAGAAAATTCAGGCGGATCATTTCGAGCAGATTGCAACAAATGGCGGAAATATGACAGTGCTGGAACTAGTTGAAAAATATACATCAACCAAAACCGGCGTCAGACCTACTACAGTTGCAGGATACGGAACAGTTATCAATTTATTGAAGAAAGATCCATTTGGAAAAAGAAGGATTGATACGGTTCGGATTTCGGATGCAAAATGTTGGCTGATACATCTTCAGCAGATAGAAAAGAAAAGCTATAGTTCCATCCATTCGATCCGAGGAGTTCTTCGTCCGGCATTTCAGTTGGCGGTGGATGATGACCTGGTCAGGAAAAATCCATTTCAGTTTCAGCTAATGGAAGTGGTCGTGAATGACAGTGTGACAAGAGAGGCAATCAGCAGAGCAGAGGAACGTAAGTTTCTACGATTTGTGAAGGAAGATCCTCATTTTTGCAGGTATTATGAGGGAATCTACATTTTATTTAAAACCGGTCTTCGCATCTCGGAATTTTGTGGTTTAACGATTTCTGATATTGATTTCAAGGAGCATACAATCAACATCGATCATCAATTGCAGAAGAAATCAAAAATCGGATATTATATTCAAGAGACTAAAACAACCAGCGGAACGAGAAAGATACCTATGACTGCGGATGTAGAGGAATGCTTTCGGAAAATAATAGAAAAACGAAACCCGCCCAAAGCAGAGCCTATGGTAGAGGGAAAAAGTGGATTCTTATACTTTGATAAAAACGGAAGTATTTGTTATTCTCTGCACTGGGAGCATTACTTTCAACATATCATTCAGAAATATAATAATACTTACAAAGCGCAGATGACTGTTATCACACCACATGTATGTCGGCACACCTATTGCTCAAATATGGCAAAATCCGGAATGAATCCAAAGGCATTGCAATATTTGATGGGTCACTCAGATATCAGCATAACGCTGAATACATATACGCATGTAAATCTTGAGGATGCCAGGGAAGAAATTGCTCGGATTCAGGTTGGGTAA
- a CDS encoding low molecular weight protein-tyrosine-phosphatase yields MIKVLFICHGNICRSTLSESVFTHKVNTIGLENMFVIDSAATSREEIGNPPHRGTVNKLRELGIPLVPHRARQVTLDDYDKFDYIIGMDTANIRNLNRMLNHDPEGKVYKLLSFAGSGRDIADPWYTGDFDETYRDVEEGTEGFLNYLREKGEI; encoded by the coding sequence ATGATAAAAGTGCTCTTCATCTGCCACGGCAATATTTGCCGATCAACCCTAAGCGAGAGCGTATTTACCCACAAAGTAAATACCATTGGATTGGAAAACATGTTTGTTATAGACAGTGCTGCAACAAGCAGAGAAGAAATCGGTAATCCTCCACACAGAGGTACAGTGAATAAATTGAGAGAACTGGGAATTCCATTGGTGCCTCACAGAGCCAGACAGGTCACTTTAGACGACTATGACAAGTTCGATTACATTATAGGTATGGATACTGCAAATATACGAAACCTGAATCGGATGTTGAATCATGACCCGGAAGGGAAGGTATATAAACTGTTAAGCTTTGCCGGATCTGGAAGAGATATAGCAGATCCCTGGTATACAGGAGACTTCGATGAAACTTACAGGGATGTGGAAGAAGGAACAGAGGGGTTTCTGAATTATCTGAGAGAAAAGGGAGAAATATAG
- a CDS encoding DNA gyrase/topoisomerase IV subunit B has translation MAKKDSYDASSISVLEGLEAVRKRPGMYIGSVSRKGLNHLIYEIVDNSVDEHLAGYCDLIRVTLEADGSCTVSDNGRGIPVGMHEKGISAERLVFTTLHAGGKFDNGAYKTSGGLHGVGSSVVNALSTYLDVKVSREGYVHHDRYERGIPVIELEEGLLPKIGRTKETGTCINFLPDPEIFEKTRFTEEEVKSRLHETAYLNPKLTIHFEDKRKTEPEVIDYHEPEGIIGFVRDLNRKKETLHDPVYFSGESDGITVEGVFQYINEFHENVLGFCNNIYNAEGGTHLTGFKTMFTTVMNNYARELGILKEKDSNFTGVDIRNGMTAVISIKHPAPRFEGQTKTKLDNQDASKATAKVTGDEIVRFFDRNLETLKTVLSCAERSAKIRKTEEKAKTNLLTKQKYSFDSNGKLANCVKKDPEKCEIFIVEGDSAGGSAKSARDRNYQAILPIRGKILNVEKATIDKVLANAEIKTMINAFGCGFSEGYGNDFDITKLRYDKIIIMADADVDGAHISTLLLTLFYRFMPELIYEGHVYIAMPPLYKVIPSKGEEEYLYDDKALEKYRKTHTGSFTLQRYKGLGEMDAQQLWETTLDPKTRILKRVEIEDARMASDVTEALMGTDVPPRKAFIYQHAQNAQLDI, from the coding sequence ATGGCAAAGAAAGACAGTTATGACGCCAGTAGTATCTCAGTTCTGGAAGGTCTTGAGGCAGTCCGGAAGAGACCGGGTATGTATATAGGCAGCGTTTCCAGAAAAGGTCTCAACCATCTGATCTACGAAATCGTGGACAACTCGGTGGATGAGCATCTGGCAGGGTACTGTGATTTGATCCGGGTTACGTTGGAAGCAGACGGTTCCTGCACCGTGTCAGATAACGGACGTGGAATCCCGGTTGGAATGCATGAGAAAGGAATATCTGCGGAGCGTCTGGTATTTACCACCCTTCACGCGGGTGGAAAGTTTGATAACGGTGCGTATAAGACCAGCGGTGGTCTTCACGGCGTAGGTTCCTCTGTGGTAAATGCACTGTCTACCTATCTTGACGTAAAAGTCAGCAGAGAAGGATACGTACATCATGACCGATATGAGCGTGGAATTCCGGTAATTGAGTTGGAAGAGGGTCTGCTTCCGAAAATCGGACGTACAAAAGAGACCGGAACCTGTATCAATTTTCTTCCGGACCCAGAGATTTTTGAAAAAACAAGATTTACAGAGGAAGAGGTAAAAAGCCGTCTTCATGAAACTGCGTATCTGAATCCTAAGCTGACCATTCATTTCGAAGATAAACGGAAGACGGAACCGGAAGTTATCGATTATCATGAGCCGGAGGGGATCATTGGTTTTGTAAGAGATTTGAACAGAAAAAAAGAGACGCTTCATGATCCGGTTTATTTTTCAGGAGAAAGTGATGGAATTACGGTGGAAGGGGTTTTCCAGTATATCAACGAATTCCATGAAAATGTTCTTGGATTTTGTAATAACATTTACAATGCAGAAGGCGGAACCCATCTGACAGGTTTCAAGACCATGTTTACCACGGTTATGAACAACTATGCAAGAGAACTGGGAATTCTGAAGGAAAAAGACAGCAATTTTACCGGTGTGGATATCCGAAATGGTATGACTGCAGTTATCTCTATCAAACATCCGGCACCTCGTTTTGAAGGACAGACCAAGACCAAGCTGGATAATCAGGATGCATCCAAGGCGACAGCCAAGGTCACAGGAGATGAGATTGTTCGATTCTTTGATCGTAATCTTGAGACCCTGAAAACAGTTCTTTCCTGTGCAGAACGTTCTGCCAAGATTCGTAAGACCGAAGAAAAGGCAAAAACCAATCTTTTGACGAAACAGAAGTATTCTTTTGATTCCAATGGAAAACTGGCAAACTGTGTGAAAAAAGATCCGGAAAAATGCGAAATATTTATTGTCGAGGGAGATTCCGCCGGCGGCTCTGCAAAATCAGCCAGAGACCGTAATTATCAGGCTATTTTACCAATCCGTGGAAAAATCCTGAATGTGGAAAAAGCAACGATAGATAAAGTGCTGGCGAATGCAGAAATCAAGACCATGATCAATGCATTTGGTTGCGGATTTTCCGAGGGGTATGGGAATGATTTTGATATTACAAAGCTTCGGTATGACAAGATTATCATCATGGCCGATGCGGATGTGGACGGAGCCCATATTTCTACCCTGTTGCTGACTCTGTTTTATCGTTTTATGCCGGAACTGATCTATGAAGGCCATGTATACATTGCTATGCCGCCATTGTATAAAGTGATCCCTTCCAAAGGGGAAGAGGAATATCTGTATGATGACAAGGCACTGGAAAAATACAGAAAAACTCACACCGGATCCTTTACTCTGCAGCGCTACAAAGGTCTGGGAGAAATGGATGCCCAGCAGTTATGGGAGACAACTTTGGATCCGAAGACAAGAATTTTGAAACGGGTGGAAATTGAAGATGCGAGAATGGCATCTGACGTGACAGAAGCACTGATGGGAACGGACGTACCTCCCCGAAAAGCATTTATTTATCAGCATGCACAGAACGCACAGCTGGATATCTGA
- a CDS encoding replication initiator protein A yields MKYEYMKESEQMLQYFQFPKFLLKLRISQTAKFLYMILYDRARISRKNSWIDKYGNVYLIFPIEELSAQIGKCKSSVKTALKELDDVGLLVRRSGGFSKPNHLYVKIPSDEIGLQLVENKAVEKMVATESEKQPSSGRKNGCAGVGNVAPSKVTEKYKRNKYHEVNYCYGEGESL; encoded by the coding sequence ATGAAATATGAATACATGAAGGAGTCAGAGCAGATGCTTCAGTACTTCCAGTTTCCGAAGTTTTTGCTCAAACTGCGCATTTCCCAAACTGCAAAATTTCTTTATATGATTTTGTATGACCGGGCACGGATATCGAGAAAGAATAGCTGGATAGACAAGTATGGAAATGTTTATCTGATTTTTCCGATAGAGGAATTGTCTGCTCAAATCGGCAAATGTAAATCTTCTGTAAAAACAGCATTGAAGGAATTAGATGATGTGGGACTATTGGTTCGCAGATCTGGTGGTTTTTCAAAACCCAATCATTTATATGTAAAAATTCCATCTGATGAGATTGGTTTACAGCTGGTTGAGAATAAGGCGGTTGAAAAGATGGTTGCAACAGAGTCGGAAAAGCAACCTTCATCTGGTCGTAAAAATGGCTGTGCAGGAGTCGGAAATGTGGCACCTAGTAAAGTAACTGAGAAATATAAAAGAAATAAATATCATGAAGTAAATTATTGCTATGGGGAAGGAGAGAGTTTGTGA
- a CDS encoding response regulator transcription factor, translating into MKRIAVVEDEVYMREELCNMLQKDGYLAEAITELEDAARLLAALRPDLVILDLNLPEISGFQICQELKNKTAIPVLILTSRDQVKDELQAFHLGADEYLTKPCRKDRLLARVSNILKRYEGRTNLIEGPDFLLDQQTYTLYIHNTSVVLPKNQGKLLVALLSGGDALVTTEQLCIALWGTTEYIDENALQVNLTRLKKTMSGLEMKQRIVAVRGMGYRLETGVAP; encoded by the coding sequence GTGAAAAGAATTGCTGTTGTGGAAGATGAAGTCTATATGCGGGAAGAACTCTGCAATATGCTTCAAAAGGACGGGTATCTTGCGGAGGCAATCACCGAGTTGGAAGATGCCGCTCGGCTCCTGGCAGCCCTCCGTCCTGACCTTGTGATCTTAGACCTGAATTTGCCGGAGATCAGTGGCTTTCAAATCTGCCAGGAACTAAAGAATAAAACCGCTATCCCCGTCCTGATACTGACTTCCAGAGATCAGGTAAAGGATGAACTGCAAGCGTTCCACTTGGGTGCTGATGAATATTTGACGAAGCCGTGCAGAAAAGATCGACTTCTTGCCAGGGTATCCAATATTCTCAAAAGGTATGAAGGCCGTACCAATCTCATAGAGGGACCAGATTTCCTGTTAGACCAGCAGACCTACACGCTTTATATTCATAATACCTCTGTCGTGCTTCCAAAAAATCAGGGAAAACTGTTGGTTGCTCTTTTGTCCGGCGGCGATGCTCTGGTCACGACGGAGCAACTTTGCATAGCACTATGGGGAACCACGGAATACATAGACGAAAATGCCTTGCAGGTTAATCTGACCAGGCTGAAAAAGACGATGTCCGGTCTTGAGATGAAGCAGCGAATCGTTGCGGTTCGTGGGATGGGCTATCGTCTGGAAACGGGGGTGGCTCCATGA
- a CDS encoding MerR family transcriptional regulator has product MNHTEKTIPVWKKYSLNVSEAAEYYGIGEKRLRQIAGENEGADFILEVGSHIRFKRKLFEDYLDTASTV; this is encoded by the coding sequence ATGAATCATACAGAAAAAACAATACCTGTTTGGAAGAAATATTCTTTAAATGTTTCCGAAGCAGCAGAATATTACGGAATTGGAGAAAAGAGATTGAGACAAATCGCAGGTGAAAATGAAGGAGCAGATTTTATTTTGGAAGTTGGTTCGCATATCCGGTTCAAAAGAAAATTATTTGAAGATTATCTGGACACAGCCAGTACAGTTTAA
- a CDS encoding sensor histidine kinase: MKRLWRMIERYYPWLLLLLGVDCFCAIILWISDIQAFQTLSGLVVLTSLLLFSAILFVLNKRETTRRELFRDFLSDPAICNEERLLSAISREEGESIRLLASVLQEHKTESNSMADALQDYEEYVEGWAHEAKTPLSLLTMLLDNRSNEMSPPLQAKLDYVRSQLQEDVTQMLYYARLKSSTKDYQFKDINLNDCLGEVLEDYAPLLEEKQFVIINKLQSETVYTDRRGLQFMLGQIVSNAIKYSSDSPMLTISMIHSEIADVLSVEDNGIGVKKYDLPYIFQKGFTGDSTDSRKKATGIGLYLVKKMADDLNLRLEAASPWEKGFKIVIFFPKLKSNGGK, from the coding sequence ATGAAGCGGCTTTGGCGCATGATAGAACGGTACTACCCCTGGCTGCTGTTGCTGTTGGGCGTGGATTGCTTTTGTGCTATCATTCTTTGGATTTCTGACATTCAGGCATTTCAAACCTTGAGTGGGTTAGTAGTTCTGACAAGCCTCCTTTTGTTTTCAGCAATTCTGTTTGTACTAAACAAGCGGGAGACCACCCGCCGAGAGCTGTTCCGGGATTTCCTCAGTGATCCTGCCATCTGCAACGAGGAACGGCTGCTCAGTGCCATCAGCCGGGAAGAAGGAGAATCTATCCGGCTTCTGGCATCAGTTTTACAGGAACACAAAACTGAGAGTAACAGTATGGCAGATGCCCTACAGGACTATGAAGAATATGTGGAGGGCTGGGCACATGAAGCGAAAACGCCCCTATCGTTGTTGACCATGCTCCTGGATAATCGGAGCAACGAAATGTCTCCTCCCCTGCAAGCAAAACTGGATTATGTCCGCAGTCAGCTTCAGGAGGATGTCACTCAGATGTTATACTATGCCCGGTTAAAGAGCAGTACAAAGGATTATCAGTTTAAGGATATCAATTTGAATGACTGCTTGGGGGAAGTTCTGGAGGACTATGCCCCACTTCTGGAAGAAAAGCAGTTTGTAATTATCAATAAACTGCAATCTGAAACAGTCTATACAGACCGTAGAGGGCTTCAGTTTATGTTGGGACAGATCGTGAGCAATGCCATAAAATATAGCAGCGATAGTCCCATGCTAACAATCTCTATGATACATTCGGAGATCGCAGATGTCCTTTCAGTTGAGGATAATGGCATCGGTGTAAAAAAATATGATCTGCCGTATATTTTTCAAAAGGGCTTTACCGGGGATTCTACTGACAGCAGAAAGAAAGCTACCGGTATAGGGCTTTACCTGGTTAAGAAGATGGCTGACGATCTAAACCTTCGTCTGGAAGCTGCTTCCCCGTGGGAAAAGGGCTTTAAGATAGTCATCTTCTTTCCAAAATTGAAATCCAACGGAGGAAAATAA
- a CDS encoding DNA gyrase/topoisomerase IV subunit A: protein MEGQIIRTEYSEVMQKSYIDYAMSVIVSRALPDVRDGLKPVQRRTLYDMYELGIRYDRPYRKCARIVGDTMGKYHPHGDSSIYDALVVMAQDFKKGQALVDGHGNFGSIEGDGAAAMRYTEARLEKITQEVYLSDMDKNVVDFMPNFDETEKEPVVLPVRVPNLLLNGADGIAVGMATSIPPHNLVEIVDGVKAYMKNNEISVKGLMRYIKGPDFPTGGIVINKDELLKIYETGSGKIKIRGKVEEEKLKGGKVNLVITEIPYPMVGANIGKFLNDVAGLVESKKATDIVDISNQSSKEGIRIVLELKKGADVENLKNMLYKKTRLEDTFGVNMLAVADGRPETLSLKQIIEHHVDFQFEVCTRKHQTLLNKELEKKEIQEGLIKACDVIDLIIEILRGSKNQKQVKECLVNGVTEGIRFKTKASEKAAKKLCFTQRQATAILEMRLYKLIGLEIEALMAEHEETLKNIARYEEILNNYDAMAQVIMEDLDHIKKAYGRKRRTVIENREEAVFEEKKVEEAEVCFLMDRFGYAKTLDKNTYERNKETVHGEYKYVFTCMNTDKICLFTNKGQMHTVKVMDLPLTRLRDKGVPVDNLSNFLSAQEELLCVSSMEAVKNSHIIFVTKSGMIKQVPGTEFDVIKRTIASTKLAEDDELVLVDLCDTMDYVVLQSHDGYFLRFLKEEVPEKKKAALGVRAIKMSDKDYLEHGYLLESRMEYQIGYKEKQMILNKIKLGKRDTKGTKVRV, encoded by the coding sequence ATGGAAGGACAGATTATCAGAACCGAATATTCCGAGGTAATGCAGAAGTCTTATATTGACTATGCCATGAGTGTTATCGTGTCAAGAGCATTGCCGGATGTTCGTGACGGATTGAAACCGGTACAAAGAAGAACCCTGTATGATATGTATGAACTGGGTATCCGCTATGACAGGCCTTATCGAAAATGCGCCCGTATCGTAGGTGATACCATGGGTAAATATCATCCACATGGCGACAGTTCCATCTATGATGCCCTGGTGGTTATGGCACAGGACTTTAAGAAGGGACAGGCTCTGGTAGACGGTCATGGAAATTTTGGTTCCATTGAGGGTGACGGAGCCGCTGCCATGCGATATACGGAAGCAAGACTGGAAAAAATCACCCAGGAAGTATATCTGAGTGATATGGATAAGAATGTTGTAGACTTTATGCCGAACTTTGATGAGACAGAGAAAGAGCCGGTGGTACTTCCGGTTCGTGTTCCGAATCTTCTGTTAAACGGAGCGGATGGTATCGCGGTCGGTATGGCGACCAGCATCCCGCCACATAACCTGGTCGAGATTGTGGACGGTGTGAAAGCCTACATGAAAAATAATGAGATCAGCGTGAAAGGTCTGATGAGATACATCAAAGGACCGGATTTTCCGACCGGCGGTATCGTGATCAATAAAGATGAACTTCTGAAGATCTATGAAACCGGAAGCGGAAAGATCAAGATCCGCGGAAAAGTGGAAGAAGAGAAATTAAAAGGCGGAAAAGTCAACCTTGTGATCACCGAGATCCCTTATCCGATGGTGGGGGCCAATATCGGAAAATTCTTAAACGATGTGGCAGGTCTGGTAGAATCCAAGAAAGCCACAGACATCGTGGATATTTCCAACCAGTCTTCCAAAGAAGGTATCCGGATCGTTCTGGAGCTGAAAAAAGGCGCAGATGTGGAAAATCTGAAAAATATGCTCTATAAAAAGACCCGTCTGGAAGATACTTTCGGTGTGAATATGCTCGCCGTAGCAGACGGAAGACCGGAGACGCTGAGCCTGAAACAGATCATTGAGCATCATGTGGATTTTCAGTTTGAAGTCTGTACGAGAAAGCATCAGACCCTGTTAAATAAAGAACTGGAAAAGAAAGAGATCCAGGAAGGTCTGATCAAAGCCTGTGATGTGATCGATCTGATCATCGAGATCCTGCGTGGAAGTAAAAACCAGAAACAGGTAAAAGAGTGTCTGGTAAACGGTGTGACCGAGGGCATCCGTTTTAAGACCAAAGCGAGTGAGAAAGCTGCAAAGAAACTCTGCTTTACCCAGAGACAGGCAACCGCGATCCTGGAGATGCGTCTGTACAAGCTGATCGGTCTGGAGATCGAGGCGTTGATGGCAGAACATGAGGAGACGCTGAAAAATATCGCAAGATACGAAGAAATCCTGAATAATTACGATGCGATGGCACAGGTCATCATGGAGGATCTGGATCACATCAAGAAAGCTTACGGAAGAAAACGCCGCACCGTGATCGAAAACAGGGAAGAGGCGGTATTTGAAGAAAAGAAAGTGGAAGAGGCGGAAGTCTGCTTCCTGATGGATCGTTTCGGATATGCCAAGACACTGGATAAGAACACCTATGAGCGAAACAAAGAGACGGTGCACGGGGAATACAAGTATGTATTTACCTGTATGAACACCGATAAGATCTGTCTCTTTACGAACAAAGGACAGATGCACACGGTGAAAGTGATGGATCTGCCGCTTACGAGACTGCGGGATAAAGGTGTTCCGGTGGACAACCTGAGCAATTTCTTGAGTGCACAGGAAGAACTGCTCTGTGTCAGCAGTATGGAAGCGGTAAAGAATTCGCATATCATCTTTGTTACGAAATCCGGTATGATCAAACAGGTGCCGGGAACGGAATTTGATGTGATCAAGAGAACGATCGCCTCAACCAAACTGGCAGAGGATGATGAACTGGTGCTGGTGGATCTGTGTGATACGATGGATTATGTGGTGCTGCAAAGCCACGACGGATATTTCCTGCGGTTCTTAAAAGAAGAAGTGCCGGAGAAGAAAAAAGCGGCACTCGGTGTGCGGGCGATTAAGATGAGTGATAAAGATTATCTGGAACACGGTTATCTTCTGGAGAGCCGGATGGAATACCAGATCGGGTACAAAGAAAAACAGATGATCCTCAACAAGATCAAGCTCGGAAAACGCGATACCAAAGGAACGAAAGTGCGGGTATAA
- a CDS encoding ATP-binding protein, which yields MREEDTVCVGSDGLQYCKVCGEAKEAFFPEGGFMGMKKHSRQCACDRKAYEEEQKYFKDKEHRELVSRNTSICFDESRMEEWTFENADMSDAVMHKAKNYVDNWEKMKRNHIGCLFWGPVGTGKSYAAGCIANDLLKREVTVKMTNFNTIIDDIFPLADKTEYINALASYQLLIIDDLGVERNSEYALGIIFSVIDRRIRSGRPLIITTNLPLKEIKSETMLDKRRIYDRILEMCTPVYVGGTSKREAIASMKMEKAKTLLNTNKGKEECE from the coding sequence ATGAGAGAAGAAGATACTGTATGTGTAGGCAGTGATGGTTTGCAATACTGTAAAGTCTGTGGGGAAGCGAAAGAAGCATTTTTTCCTGAGGGTGGATTTATGGGGATGAAGAAACATTCCAGGCAATGTGCCTGTGACAGAAAAGCGTATGAAGAAGAACAAAAATATTTTAAAGACAAAGAACACCGGGAATTAGTCAGCAGAAATACGAGCATCTGTTTTGACGAGAGCAGAATGGAAGAGTGGACATTTGAGAACGCAGATATGTCAGATGCGGTAATGCATAAGGCAAAAAATTATGTTGATAACTGGGAGAAAATGAAAAGAAATCATATAGGCTGTTTGTTCTGGGGACCGGTTGGTACCGGGAAAAGTTATGCTGCAGGGTGCATAGCCAACGATCTTCTTAAACGAGAAGTAACGGTAAAGATGACCAACTTCAATACCATTATCGATGATATATTTCCACTGGCAGACAAAACGGAATATATCAATGCATTGGCTTCGTATCAGCTTTTGATTATTGATGATCTTGGAGTGGAACGAAATTCAGAATATGCGTTAGGAATTATTTTTAGCGTCATAGACCGCAGGATTCGTTCGGGACGACCTTTGATCATCACGACCAATCTTCCGCTGAAAGAAATAAAAAGCGAGACCATGTTAGATAAAAGACGTATCTATGACCGTATTTTAGAAATGTGTACACCCGTGTATGTTGGAGGCACAAGCAAACGAGAAGCGATTGCAAGTATGAAAATGGAGAAAGCGAAAACGCTGTTGAACACAAACAAAGGGAAGGAGGAATGCGAATGA